A genome region from Halobacterium hubeiense includes the following:
- a CDS encoding tyrosine-type recombinase/integrase, translating to MADRALSTPLDDSFERYLQDKGKGRGGDGGNYRRNAARELERFAEWAAGDRGGWPGIVTDDEDRVPTFSDLDERVFREYARHLAGDRGLKQNTVQTYYRYISAWCGWCVNEGYLEAHYAQRASAMAPLPEDDGRKPGDQQAWTSEQRHALTRYVDEHAREAIETYTTLPDDTDPLDRQRARYEALKAARDRALVFVIAYTAVRVGELLRDPNDPRRRGVRWEDLSLDEGSMDVYRKKQQWDAASLPDPVISPLRSYRKLMDPPAERWPVFPTLDQRTLSALVQDELADRGERSDAIAQRRDEYARDLLLALDEDIRPESITTDGARSILQRLSAAADVNVNDAKHDYLAPHGGRRGMGEVLVRAFGYTVAARYLDNSEEMVREHYSHIEAGELGDVATDALDEIDA from the coding sequence ATGGCTGATCGGGCGCTTTCGACGCCGCTCGACGACAGCTTTGAGCGCTACTTGCAGGACAAGGGGAAAGGCCGCGGCGGCGACGGCGGGAACTACCGGCGGAACGCCGCGCGCGAACTCGAACGGTTCGCCGAGTGGGCCGCCGGCGATCGCGGCGGCTGGCCTGGCATCGTCACCGACGACGAAGACCGCGTACCGACGTTTTCGGACCTCGACGAGCGTGTTTTCAGGGAGTACGCCCGCCACCTCGCTGGCGACCGTGGCCTCAAACAGAATACGGTACAAACCTATTATCGCTATATCTCTGCGTGGTGTGGCTGGTGCGTCAACGAGGGGTACCTCGAAGCCCACTACGCGCAACGCGCGAGCGCGATGGCGCCACTCCCGGAAGACGACGGCCGGAAGCCCGGTGACCAGCAGGCGTGGACGTCCGAACAGCGCCACGCCCTCACCCGGTACGTCGACGAACACGCGCGTGAAGCCATCGAGACCTACACGACACTCCCGGATGACACTGACCCGTTAGACCGCCAGCGTGCACGTTACGAGGCGTTGAAGGCGGCGCGTGACCGGGCTCTCGTGTTCGTTATCGCGTACACGGCCGTTCGCGTCGGGGAACTCCTCCGGGACCCGAACGACCCGCGGCGGCGCGGCGTCCGCTGGGAGGACCTCTCGCTCGACGAGGGGAGCATGGATGTCTACCGGAAGAAACAGCAGTGGGACGCCGCCAGTCTCCCCGACCCGGTGATTTCGCCGCTGCGGAGCTACCGGAAACTGATGGACCCACCTGCGGAGCGCTGGCCGGTATTTCCAACGCTCGACCAGCGGACGCTCTCGGCGCTCGTTCAGGACGAGCTAGCCGACCGAGGGGAACGCTCCGATGCCATCGCCCAGCGACGGGACGAGTACGCTCGCGACCTCCTGCTGGCGCTCGATGAGGATATTCGGCCGGAGTCGATCACGACGGACGGCGCGCGGTCGATTCTCCAGCGACTCTCGGCGGCCGCCGACGTCAACGTCAACGACGCGAAACACGACTATCTCGCCCCGCACGGCGGTCGTCGGGGGATGGGCGAAGTCCTCGTTCGTGCGTTCGGGTACACGGTCGCGGCCCGGTATCTCGACAACTCCGAGGAGATGGTCCGCGAGCACTACTCGCACATCGAGGCCGGCGAACTCGGCGATGTCGCCACCGACGCGCTCGACGAAATCGACGCCTGA
- a CDS encoding ABC transporter ATP-binding protein, which translates to MAALELDEITKVYRDGEASVVAVEDVSIEVPDGDFLVLVGPSGCGKSTTLRMIAGLETVSEGDIRLDGESVTDVSAQDRDTAMVFQSYALYPHKSVRANMSFGLEESTDMTSAEIEDTVVETAEMMDIEELLDRKPSELSGGQQQRVALGRAIVRDPEVFLMDEPLSNLDAKLRAQMRTELQHLQEQLGVTTVYVTHDQTEAMTMGDRIAVLDRGELQQVGTPLECYHEPANLFVAGFLGEPSMNFFDGRLDDGRITTDAFEFQLSAALADEVDATELVFGIRPEDVRVADDVERDQQFTAEVTVVEPMGNENIIHLQFGDGDSAASFVATTEGIPSVSRGDRVTVGFPEEAIHLFDRETGEAVKNRELSFT; encoded by the coding sequence ATGGCTGCACTAGAACTCGACGAGATAACCAAGGTGTATCGCGACGGTGAGGCGAGCGTCGTCGCCGTCGAGGACGTCTCCATTGAGGTCCCCGACGGCGACTTCCTCGTGCTCGTCGGTCCCTCCGGCTGCGGGAAGTCCACGACGCTGCGCATGATAGCCGGCCTCGAAACTGTCTCCGAGGGCGACATCCGCCTCGACGGGGAGTCCGTGACGGACGTCTCCGCGCAGGACCGCGACACCGCGATGGTGTTCCAGTCGTACGCGCTGTACCCCCACAAGTCGGTGCGTGCGAACATGTCCTTCGGGCTCGAGGAGTCGACGGACATGACCAGCGCCGAAATCGAGGACACCGTGGTCGAGACGGCCGAGATGATGGACATCGAGGAGTTGCTGGACCGCAAGCCCAGCGAACTCTCGGGCGGCCAGCAGCAGCGCGTCGCGCTGGGCCGCGCTATCGTCCGCGACCCCGAAGTGTTCCTCATGGACGAGCCGCTGAGCAATCTCGACGCGAAGCTCCGCGCGCAGATGCGCACGGAACTCCAGCACCTGCAGGAACAGCTCGGCGTCACCACCGTCTACGTCACTCACGACCAGACCGAAGCGATGACGATGGGCGACCGCATCGCCGTCCTGGACCGCGGGGAGCTCCAGCAGGTCGGCACCCCGCTGGAGTGCTACCACGAGCCCGCGAACCTGTTCGTCGCGGGGTTCCTCGGCGAACCCTCGATGAACTTCTTCGACGGGCGGCTCGACGACGGCCGCATCACGACCGACGCCTTCGAGTTCCAGCTCTCCGCGGCACTAGCCGACGAAGTAGACGCGACTGAACTCGTGTTCGGGATTCGCCCCGAGGACGTGCGAGTCGCGGACGACGTCGAACGCGACCAGCAGTTCACAGCGGAGGTGACCGTCGTCGAACCGATGGGCAACGAGAACATCATTCACCTCCAGTTCGGGGACGGAGATTCGGCGGCCTCGTTCGTCGCGACGACGGAGGGAATCCCGAGCGTGAGCCGTGGCGACCGCGTGACTGTCGGGTTCCCCGAGGAAGCGATTCACCTCTTCGACCGGGAGACCGGCGAGGCTGTGAAGAACCGAGAGCTGTCGTTCACTTAG
- a CDS encoding carbohydrate ABC transporter permease — MSQSTDQNIDVASLVEDVNLKRVGQYTLVVLFLGFFLVPIETGIMTALKTNEAVSRTIPFVPPLGNGFTLSNIEYALGRLSNAFVNSLLMAVPATVINVVLASMAAYGLTMVRWRGQLALLSLFLIGVFVPYQAVLVPLARFWNNIFPLAQMLEPLFATIPLLQGYHSQLVPLIITHVAYGIPICTILFRSYYKGLPNSLVEAAKIDGSSITKIYRRIVLPLSKPMFGVVFIYQFTQIYNEFLFSFTLITSANNPAAPVTLILPSIGASTSRIDFGIRMSAAFLAALPTILLYVAFAEQFTKGLRTESG; from the coding sequence ATGTCACAGTCGACAGACCAGAACATCGACGTCGCATCGCTCGTCGAGGACGTCAACCTCAAGCGCGTTGGCCAGTACACGCTGGTCGTGCTCTTCCTCGGGTTCTTCCTCGTCCCCATCGAAACCGGCATCATGACCGCGCTGAAGACCAACGAAGCGGTCTCGCGGACGATCCCGTTCGTCCCGCCGCTCGGGAACGGGTTCACGCTGTCGAACATCGAGTACGCGCTCGGGCGACTGTCCAACGCGTTCGTCAACTCCCTGCTGATGGCCGTCCCGGCGACGGTCATCAACGTGGTGCTGGCGAGCATGGCCGCCTACGGCCTGACGATGGTGCGCTGGCGCGGCCAGTTGGCGCTGCTGTCGCTGTTCCTCATCGGCGTGTTCGTCCCGTACCAGGCCGTGCTCGTGCCGCTGGCTCGGTTCTGGAACAACATCTTCCCGCTCGCGCAGATGCTCGAACCGCTGTTCGCGACGATTCCGCTGCTGCAGGGGTATCACTCCCAACTCGTTCCACTCATCATCACGCACGTGGCGTACGGCATCCCCATCTGCACGATCCTGTTCCGCTCGTACTACAAGGGGCTCCCGAACTCGCTGGTCGAAGCCGCGAAAATCGACGGGTCCAGCATCACGAAGATCTATCGACGAATCGTGTTGCCGCTCTCGAAGCCGATGTTCGGCGTGGTGTTCATCTACCAGTTCACCCAAATTTACAACGAGTTCCTGTTCTCGTTCACGCTCATCACGAGCGCGAACAACCCCGCGGCGCCGGTGACGCTGATTCTCCCGTCCATCGGCGCGTCGACGTCCCGCATCGACTTCGGGATTCGGATGTCCGCGGCGTTCCTCGCGGCGCTCCCGACGATACTCCTCTACGTGGCGTTCGCCGAACAGTTCACCAAGGGACTGCGCACGGAGAGTGGGTGA
- a CDS encoding ABC transporter ATP-binding protein, with the protein MGRIQLDHLTKRYGSEVAVEDATITVEDGEFLVLVGPSGCGKSTTLRMIAGLESPTSGNLYIDDEHMNYRVPQNRDIAMVFQDYALYPHMTIRQNLRYGLEEESGYTAEERDQRVEAVAADLGIEELLDRKPDELSGGQQQRVALGRAIVRDPEVFLMDEPLANLDAKLRSSMRTELQNLQEDLGVTTVYVTHDQTEAMTMGDRIAVLDDGRLQQVGEPLELYHQPANQFVAGFIGEPSMNFLRGERTDDGFASEHVEYPFPPEIADAVETNAETDGLVLGVRPEDVGIRPAEASSTEDRSDHEFPMVVTVNETHGDRNVVHLTHPDTTGDHDVLQAVTDGMHVLDAGEDVVVSIAPESVHVFDGETGAALRNPRLEANQEHT; encoded by the coding sequence ATGGGGCGCATTCAACTCGACCACCTGACCAAGCGCTACGGTAGCGAGGTGGCCGTCGAAGACGCGACGATAACCGTCGAGGACGGGGAGTTCCTCGTGCTCGTCGGTCCCTCCGGCTGCGGGAAGTCCACCACGCTCAGAATGATTGCGGGGCTGGAGAGCCCGACGTCGGGGAACCTCTACATCGACGACGAGCACATGAACTACCGGGTGCCGCAGAACCGGGACATCGCGATGGTGTTCCAGGACTACGCGCTGTACCCGCACATGACAATCCGTCAGAACCTCCGGTACGGCCTCGAAGAGGAGAGCGGCTACACGGCCGAGGAGCGAGACCAGCGCGTCGAAGCCGTCGCCGCCGACCTCGGCATCGAGGAGTTGCTGGACCGCAAGCCCGACGAACTCTCGGGCGGCCAACAGCAGCGCGTCGCGCTGGGCCGCGCTATCGTCCGCGACCCCGAGGTATTCCTCATGGACGAGCCACTGGCGAACCTCGACGCGAAGCTCCGGTCGTCGATGCGCACCGAACTCCAGAATCTCCAGGAGGACCTCGGCGTGACGACGGTGTACGTCACCCACGACCAGACTGAGGCGATGACGATGGGTGACCGCATCGCCGTACTGGACGACGGCCGCCTCCAGCAAGTCGGCGAGCCGCTCGAGCTCTACCACCAGCCGGCCAATCAGTTCGTCGCCGGCTTCATCGGCGAGCCCTCGATGAACTTCCTCCGCGGCGAGCGGACCGACGACGGCTTCGCGAGCGAACACGTCGAGTACCCGTTCCCGCCCGAAATCGCGGACGCCGTCGAGACGAACGCGGAAACCGACGGCCTCGTGCTCGGCGTGCGACCGGAAGACGTCGGCATTCGACCGGCCGAAGCGTCGAGCACGGAGGACCGCAGCGACCACGAGTTCCCGATGGTCGTCACGGTGAACGAGACGCACGGCGACCGGAACGTCGTCCACCTCACGCATCCGGACACGACCGGCGACCACGACGTCCTACAGGCGGTGACCGACGGGATGCACGTACTCGACGCCGGTGAGGACGTCGTGGTCAGCATCGCTCCCGAGAGCGTCCACGTCTTCGACGGCGAGACCGGCGCGGCGCTTCGGAACCCACGCCTCGAGGCGAACCAGGAACACACGTAA